A stretch of Brachyhypopomus gauderio isolate BG-103 chromosome 3, BGAUD_0.2, whole genome shotgun sequence DNA encodes these proteins:
- the dusp29 gene encoding dual specificity phosphatase 29: MAWCRARFGEKEEVPVEKEEYTTPSNFTLEKQLAQGSMAYTHVNEVWPNIFIGNEETARNRYRLQKMGVTHVLNAAEGQRNSVCTGADYYRDMNMEYYGIEAEDIPSFNLSQHFLPVAEYMQQVLSNPYNKLLVHCVMGRSRSATLVLAYLMIHEKMTLVEAIEQVKCRRRIQPNWGFLKQLRDLDTFLLEQRKQSTQTTPTAWSTGSMEPAQTL, encoded by the exons ATGGCGTGGTGCAGAGCGAGGTTTGGGGAGAAGGAAGAAGTTCCTGTGGAGAAAGAGGAATACACAACCCCCAGCAACTTTACGCTGGAGAAGCAGCTCGCGCAGGGCTCCATGGCGTACACACACGTCAACGAGGTGTGGCCCAACATCTTTATAGGAAACGA AGAGACAGCACGGAACCGTTACAGGCTGCAGAAGATGGGTGTGACGCATGTCCTGAATGCTGCCGAGGGCCAGAGAAACAGTGTGTGCACAGGAGCAGACTACTACAGAGACATGAACATGGAGTACTACGGCATCGAGGCTGAGGACATACCTTCCTTCAACCTCAGCCAGCACTTTCTCCCTGTAGCCGAATACATGCAGCAGGTGCTCAGCAACCCATACA ACAAGCTCCTGGTGCACTGCGTGATGGGACGCAGCCGCTCTGCCACGCTGGTCCTGGCCTACCTGATGATCCACGAGAAGATGACCCTGGTGGAGGCCATCGAGCAGGTGAAGTGCCGCAGAAGGATCCAACCCAACTGGGGTTTCCTGAAGCAGCTGAGGGACCTGGACACCTTCCTGCTGGAGCAGAGGAAGCAGTCCACTCAGACAACTCCTACTGCCTGGAGCACCGGGTCTATGGAGCCCGCTCAGACGCTGTGA
- the adkb gene encoding adenosine kinase b isoform X2 — protein MPTPSQNALFGMGNPLLDISAVVDKDFLDKYGLKPNDQILAEEKHKALFAELVKKSQVEYHAGGSTQNSVKIAQWMIQQPHKVATFFGCIGKDHFGEILKQKAAEANVDAHYYEQGEEPTGTCAACITGDNRSLVANLAAANCYNKEKHLDLDSNWGLVEKARVFYIAGFFLTVSPESILKVAKHASANNKVFGLNLSAPFISQFFKEPLMKVMPYVDILFGNETEAATFAKEQGFETDDIAEIARKVQLLPKVNKNRQRIVVFTQGREDTVATVGDKVTVFPVLDIDQNDIVDTNGAGDAFVGGFLSELVQEKSLEHCIQAGHYAANTIIRRSVPSRTF, from the exons ATGCCGACACCGAG TCAAAATGCCTTGTTTGGGATGGGCAATCCATTACTGGATATCTCTGCTGTGGTGGACAAAGATTTTCTGGATAA GTATGGACTGAAACCCAACGATCAAATCCTAGCAGAGGAAAAACACAAAGCTCT ATTTGCTGAGCTGGTGAAAAAGAGTCAAGTGGAGTACCACGCCGGCGGCTCCACCCAGAACTCTGTCAAAATCGCACAG TGGATGATTCAGCAACCTCATAAGGTGGCAACCTTTTTTGGCTGCATAGGGAAGGATCACTTTGGGGAGATTCTTAAGCAAAAGGCTGCAGAGGCAAATGTGGATGCACATTATTATGAACAGGGTGAAGAGCCCACAGGAACCTGTGCTGCTTGCATCACCGGGGATAACAG GTCCCTGGTTGCAAATCTGGCAGCTGCAAACTGCTATAATAAGGAGAAGCATCTGGACTTGGACAGCAATTGGGGTTTGGTGGAGAAAGCCAGAGTCTTCTACATCgct GGTTTTTTCTTGACTGTGTCTCCGGAGTCCATTTTGAAAGTGGCCAAACATGCATCTGCGAACAACAAGGTGTTTGGCCTGAACCTCTCGGCACCCTTCATCAGCCAGTTCTTCAAGGAGCCCCTCATGAAGGTCATGCCTTATGTGGACATCCTGTTTGGCAATGAGACG GAGGCTGCAACTTTTGCTAAGGAGCAGGGCTTTGAG ACGGATGATATAGCAGAGATTGCACGGAAAGTTCAGCTCCTTCCTAAAGTGAATAAGAACAGGCAGAGAATTGTGGTGTTCACTCAGGGCAGAGAAGACACAGTAGCTACTGTGG gtgataAGGTGACGGTGTTCCCTGTGTTGGATATCGATCAGAACGACATTGTGGACACTAATGGTGCAGGAGATGCTTTCGTAGGAG GGTTCCTGTCGGAGCTGGTTCAGGAGAAGTCTCTGGAACATTGTATTCAGGCGGGCCACTATGCTGCCAACACCATTATTCGACGCTCTG TTCCTTCGAGGACATTCTAA
- the adkb gene encoding adenosine kinase b isoform X1 yields the protein MPTPSQNALFGMGNPLLDISAVVDKDFLDKYGLKPNDQILAEEKHKALFAELVKKSQVEYHAGGSTQNSVKIAQWMIQQPHKVATFFGCIGKDHFGEILKQKAAEANVDAHYYEQGEEPTGTCAACITGDNRSLVANLAAANCYNKEKHLDLDSNWGLVEKARVFYIAGFFLTVSPESILKVAKHASANNKVFGLNLSAPFISQFFKEPLMKVMPYVDILFGNETEAATFAKEQGFETDDIAEIARKVQLLPKVNKNRQRIVVFTQGREDTVATVGDKVTVFPVLDIDQNDIVDTNGAGDAFVGGFLSELVQEKSLEHCIQAGHYAANTIIRRSGCTFPEKPDFH from the exons ATGCCGACACCGAG TCAAAATGCCTTGTTTGGGATGGGCAATCCATTACTGGATATCTCTGCTGTGGTGGACAAAGATTTTCTGGATAA GTATGGACTGAAACCCAACGATCAAATCCTAGCAGAGGAAAAACACAAAGCTCT ATTTGCTGAGCTGGTGAAAAAGAGTCAAGTGGAGTACCACGCCGGCGGCTCCACCCAGAACTCTGTCAAAATCGCACAG TGGATGATTCAGCAACCTCATAAGGTGGCAACCTTTTTTGGCTGCATAGGGAAGGATCACTTTGGGGAGATTCTTAAGCAAAAGGCTGCAGAGGCAAATGTGGATGCACATTATTATGAACAGGGTGAAGAGCCCACAGGAACCTGTGCTGCTTGCATCACCGGGGATAACAG GTCCCTGGTTGCAAATCTGGCAGCTGCAAACTGCTATAATAAGGAGAAGCATCTGGACTTGGACAGCAATTGGGGTTTGGTGGAGAAAGCCAGAGTCTTCTACATCgct GGTTTTTTCTTGACTGTGTCTCCGGAGTCCATTTTGAAAGTGGCCAAACATGCATCTGCGAACAACAAGGTGTTTGGCCTGAACCTCTCGGCACCCTTCATCAGCCAGTTCTTCAAGGAGCCCCTCATGAAGGTCATGCCTTATGTGGACATCCTGTTTGGCAATGAGACG GAGGCTGCAACTTTTGCTAAGGAGCAGGGCTTTGAG ACGGATGATATAGCAGAGATTGCACGGAAAGTTCAGCTCCTTCCTAAAGTGAATAAGAACAGGCAGAGAATTGTGGTGTTCACTCAGGGCAGAGAAGACACAGTAGCTACTGTGG gtgataAGGTGACGGTGTTCCCTGTGTTGGATATCGATCAGAACGACATTGTGGACACTAATGGTGCAGGAGATGCTTTCGTAGGAG GGTTCCTGTCGGAGCTGGTTCAGGAGAAGTCTCTGGAACATTGTATTCAGGCGGGCCACTATGCTGCCAACACCATTATTCGACGCTCTGGTTGTACCTTTCCTGAGAAACCAGACTTTCATTAA